A segment of the Triticum urartu cultivar G1812 chromosome 1, Tu2.1, whole genome shotgun sequence genome:
TGAACTTTTTCCTTGAAAAGAACATCGTGTACTTGAAACTTGTTAAGCATGTACAAAAATGGTTTTAGATGTATACCAAAAACatacaatgtgtatgaaaaatagacatcaaaacatatgtttaaaaaatgttaatcatgtgtTTGAAAATGTTAAACGTGTATACAAAATGTTTCCAATGCATATGAAAAATGCATAATTTATATGAAAAATGTAGACATGTGgtgaaaaaaagaaagaaaaccaAAGATAGGAACAAAGAAGACCTAAAAAggaaaatgaacaaagaaaaaCCGACACATGGTGAAAAAAATATAAGAAAACCACATAGAGAGAAAAAGTTCAATGTAACTATTGTACTGGGCTGCCCTAGTGGCGTCACACCAGAGGCGAGACAGAACTGCGTCTCGCAATCTATGGCCCAGTAGGCCGAGAGTCAACATGGTGAGTGGCCCCTTAGCCGGGACACCCTCAGTTGCCCGTGAACCGGTCTGCAATTATGGTTGTATCTTTTCAGTTCGCCGGTTCCATCTTTTGATTTCGCTAGTCGCAACATTTTGCTCCGTCGGTATTAGCTTTCGCATTGTTGGTTTTCACCTTTTGATTTTGCCGGTTGTAGCTTTTGACTTCGCCCATCCCAGAATTTGATTTCCCTGGTCGCAATATTTTCATCTGTTGGTTGTAGCTATCGCATCAGCTTATAATTTCGTCGGTAGTAGTGTTTTTTTTGCATCGCCGGTTCCAGCTTTTGATTTCGCCGCTCGTAGCTTTCAGCGTCACTAGTCACAATATGTCCATCCCAGTGGCGAGGTGCTACCTCGCCGATTGCCAACAGCAGCCCTGCGTGGCTTGCGGCAGCTGCCCGCCGCGAGATGCATCTCCACCTCACCAAGGCATGAATAAAACAGCAACAAAATCGCAACCGTAAACGCCGACCACATTCGTGACTCGTGAGAGTGGAGGGGCCACGCGAGTGCCGGCCTCGGAGAGCTCGATCTAGCAGTGATGCGTGCCTCCCGCACCATGAGGCATTGCGTGGCGGAGTTTGGCATGGAGTTGCAACGGCCATCGCCGTCGAGATTCTTGGCTGGAGGTGGGGAGACAGCGAGGAGAGCGTGAGAATGGATAAGATGAGAAAGGAAGAAGGCGCGGGCGATGGGTGGGCCTCTGCTCACCTGGCTGCGTAAAGGAGAGTTGTGCGAGCGAGCCGTGCGACCGTCGCGAGCCCTGCCCGATTATAATCACTTTCCTCAACCAAACACCCTGAATAACTACAGATGTTGATTTACATCATTTCACAGAGTTTCATGGCTAAGTTCTAGAACAGTGTAGCTACCAGAAAAGATTATGCAGTTTTTGCAagttcaaagaagaagaaaacctATCTTAGTAAAAGGCCTATGAGATTGGACAATAGCCCGTGGTTACAATACTCCGTCGACAGGCTTCAACTCTGTCGGTAAGTTCTCAAAGTTGCCTGGAGGCGAGTCAAACTGAAACTTGCGCTTCTTACTCTCTCCGTTAAAGTTCACTTTGGTTTGGGTCAAAATGCTCGTATCTGGATCCACTGTTTGGTAGACTGATTGGTAACTGCATCACGGTTCAATAGCCATGTCAGTGCATCATCATCAATTAATATTCACAAGGCTTTGGATATGCACAATTCCTCAACAAAAGGAATCACTTTAGTGCGTAGTCCTACACTTACAACTCAAACAGGAACATaacttcgcccccccccccccccccccccccccaaaaaaaaggaACATGATTTATAGGTTACAAGATTTGGATAACAAACCCGGATTCTGCAGTCTCATCATCTCTCGCATGAATTCCAAATCCATATGATCTGGTACCCTTCAAATGATCATTTTCCACTGCAAATAGGTGGCCATGTTGAGATAAATGGTGAAAACTTCAAGAGGTACCATTTGGATTACATAATATACTCTCATATTGGGTGACCTAGCTACTATTTATTTATCATTTATATTTTATTATCTCATTTGGCCGAAATCAACAAATGTTGAATCGGATTCTtgagagcatggttaatagtatagccaacgaCCAACTATATGCCCCCCGCAAAAGGAAAAAAACCCAACTATATGAAGTTGCCACGTCATCTAAAGACAACCTACTGGCCAACATATACAGTAGTTAGTTACTAAGAATTACTATTTTATTAATGCATGGCTCATCATACATTCTCACAATAGTTTTTTAGGCCCGTGCTGCAGTTGGCTATTAATCTAAGTCCGCTTtccttctctcttctcttctctctcgTCCAACTTAGCAAAAATATAATATTGTTTCTCAAaagagcaaaataataatattttAATCTTTATTGGCTGTTTGGATCGCCTTATTGTACTTGCTCTGATGATTATGAAACTATGAAAATTAATATAAACAAACAACTGCCACTTAATATAAACAAATGAAATGTATAGGGAGATTGCACTACTCAAAGTGCAAGCCTAAAAATAATATTCCCCACCTAGTTCAAATAGTAATTTGAGAAACTTGAGATTTTCCGTGAAAACAAAAGCCAAAAACTAGAACAACTGGACAACTAATTATGGCGACATGCACACGTACGGTTAGAGCATTCTTTTGTCCCTATATTTTCTGAAAAGGTATTAATGGTATTCTTGCAAAATAAAACTATCCCCGAGAATAGGAAGCATTGCAAACCTGTAACACTGGCTGTAAAGAAGGGTTTAAACTTCAATGCTAAAGCAGCAGAAGATTTGGAAGGACCTGCCTTTGCCTGTTAAAAAAATACATATATTGTTTGTAGTGGAAATAAATTTTTATTTGAGGGAGGACATAATATATAATTTATAAACTATAGACCTCCCACCCATTACATGATCTTCAATCTTGGCACCACGGTGACAACACACAAAAGCATATATTTTTTAATTTCTTAAGTTACACATGGTTTGGAGCAATTTCAGAGGGCAAATAGTTCAGTGTAAAATCCCCACATTCCATTAGAGAACTAACCAGCAAGATGGAAtatacaaaagttgcattggcggGTTTCAAAGATATCTTTTCATAATAGCAATAGTTGATAAAGTGGTTGCAACCAACCTTTACTAGTAAGTTTTCATTAAGTTGCCAACTTCCAGCTATCTGAAACATGGATTTGTCAGCATTGTCCACTGGTTTGTCTTCATTAACCCTAGAGATGACACAAAAAGGATTTGCAATAAACTGAATCAATGAATGCAAAAGCTTGGAAATATCATTATCTCTGGTTAAGATTTACCTTGTCGCTAGCTCAAGCCCAAAATCAAGGTAGCTTAATCGTCCGGTAATATGATCATTGCCACGACGCTCATTTTCCTGATAGGCAGGCATACATGCGTAGCGTAAATTCAACAAAATTTAtttatttcaataaaattggttgcatgagatgtttaaataaaaaatataaaataactTTGTATTTTGTCTCATCAAGTCACATCAGCCTAAATCATTATTCCAAACTGATTTCATCAACTCTAGGCATTATTTCCGAACTGAATTTGGCCTACAGAGGAAAGATCTACAAAATCTCAACTGGAAATGCAGTAGTTTAATAAGTCGTGGTAATTAACTCTGCGTCGATCACAAATGAAATAAGCACTTACTTGTTTTAAAAGAATATGGTGTTGATAGACCGATGCCACCAGCTGCACATCAAGGAAAAGAAAATGTCGAAGCATCAGTCGGCGGGATTTTTGTTGCATATTAATTAAAATAAATGTGCAGTAATATTAGTATATCAAGTCTTTCCTTTAGCAGCCAACAGCCTTCAGAAAATAATTGGTAATGCCTTCCTACcccaataataataataataataataataataataataataataataataataataataataataaacaaaCAAACACACGAGTCTCGTTTCACTATGATTGATCATGCCGAATGTTTTAACTCGTGAAAATCTGATTTTATTTTTACAGAGTCACATATTATGCAACTAGCAATTAAACAAACTATTCTTTTCGCTGACGATGTAGTCTTGTTTACAATATTGTTAAAAGACATACCTAAGTGATTGGAAGGTGAAAAAACCATGAAGCTTTCTTGTAGAATAACTATGACAAACCTGTGTATTTCTGACAAGCTCGAGGGCAAAAAGTAATGAAGGGTCGAGTGGGCTAGTTGAGCGCATGCCATAGCTGATTGCACAATTCCAGTTCTTCAAGTCTGTAAAAGGCATAGCATGGTTGCTTCCACCTGTTGCGTATAATATGATGAAAAAATAGAACCAAAATTTTAGCACCCAAATATCAACAATGGCTTAGGCCCAAACAAAAGCAGAAGCAAAAGCCCAAACAAACAGAACCTTAGAATAATTAGCTTGTAAAAGTCCAAATAAACACACCATCTGAATTTAATTATGCAGGTGGAGGGAAACAACACATGACTGCCAAGAGTAGAATTAAATCTAATGTACATTACTTAACAAGATTAGAACTTTGTGGCAGTAATTGCCAATCTACCAACTTTACAACCCGTACTTTAAATTCCTGTTTTTGGAAACTTTGTAGAATTGCCAAGAGTAGAATTAAATCTATGAAACTTTGTAGCAGTAATTTTGGAAACCTAAATATATTTTTCCTGACGTGAATAATAGAAGTAGATAGACAATTAATTTATGAAAAAGGATATTCTGAGTATTTAAATTGGGATACACATCTAGACTACATATATAGACTATAGACCTTTAGCTGAAAGCATATTCTAACAATACACTTATTATGGTTTTCAATGTTGAGTAAGACAATGTATCGAAAGGCTTGAAATAGTAAATATACACATGAACAAAAGGAGTACACAAGCCTAAAAAGTTATAGGACTGGTAAAGAAATAAATTTTGATGATAAGTGAAGGCTCAGTAACACTCACTAAGTGGCTTGTATTGTAGTCCTGCGCTGAAATTCCCTTTTCTCCCAACTAACCATGCACCATATGGTACCTCACCAGGAACTGCAAAGAAAGTGATATAATTAAGCATAACATAACATAACATGAACGAAACTAAAAAATACTATTAATTACAAAGCATTGTAACTAAAAGGGTTCAAAATCAAGACTAACAACTACTTGGGTAGATATTATAAATTTCCATTATTTGATTGTGCAAACTTCAATAAATTTTCATTCTTTGAGTGTGCGAACTTCAGcaagtttcattcatatataataacaagcatGTATGTACTCGCATACAGGGAAACGGCAAAAAGGACGCTCCAATTGATAGATTCCGTGAAACATATCTTAAACCCATGACACCATAGTCCTCTGAAGACGCCCTGCAAAACAATAAAAAAATGTAATTCATATAATGGAGAAATCaaagaaaaagtaaaaaaaaGAGAATGCCTATTATACCAAAGCATGGACATTTTTCTTAGTAATACCAAAAGATTGAACCTATATATGTAAAAAGTGCATGCATGGATGATCTGTAAGTGTAAACAAGAGGTACAAATAAAGCCCACCTGTTTTCCATAAGCAGAGGGAACGTCCCAAAGGCGCCAATACCAATACTAGGATAGTAAGCGGCTGACCTCAGTCGCAACATGCTGGATTACAAGTTATTAAAGACAAATCAGCATCACGTGTATATATGCACCATCTCTCATACAGAACGTAAAATAGAAGTGATGATTCAATAGGCCATCCACGACCGACAAGAAAGTGCCTACCGTTTCGAAGTCGACGCGAGAATATCCACAAAATTATGCGGATCATCCACATCCCTGAAAGATTTCATGCATCAAGCCAATTTGCATTTAGGGTATAGTAGAAAGTATATCATATTAAGAGAGTGGATGACTTCGTTGAGGAGAGGATCACCTCTGCCACCGCATGAGAGCCTCCCCGCCATTTTTAGACATCTAGTGAAATTCAGTTAAGAGACAAAAACTATTTTCCTTGGGGCCAAATTTGTCAAAATAGAGCAGCGCTAGCCaccagtggcggagccaggatttgaGTATAGGGAAGGCCGAGTACGTATATTGATCTAATCTCGTTGGTAATTACTCGTCGCTCCTACTAAAATTATCGATCGttaggggggggaggggggggggggcaggcccCTGCTCGTCCCCCCCACCCCGGCTCCGCCCCTAGTAGCCACGCACAAAACTAAGAAACGGCAAAAATACCGGTGGTAATATAGATAAAAAAACTATTAAGAAAAGGAAAAACTCATGCATCATGATACATGTAATATTGAATGGATACGGTGGCGGCGAGATCAACGCGGGTGTCGTCCAAGGGCGCCCTGAAGAGAAGGCCCGCGTCGACGACCCCCTTCCCGGGCTGGTGAAAGTAGTCGTGGAACAGGGCGCGCAGGGAGAGCTTCCCGAACATGAGATCGTACGCCGGCACCGACATCCTGCATCATCCCTCCCCCTCATCAGCAAGAGCAAATTGAATCATATACGTAGTTACCAGCAATCTATCGCGAGAGGGTGTTGCACGTACGAGCGAGGTAACTGATCAAGAAGGATTTAGATATTTTATAGATGGGAAGGCGGAGGGAGGAAAGCTGGCTAGCGATCGAGCTCACttggtgcgggcggcggcgggtgggaAGTCGAAGACTCTGGGCACCAGGATCGCCGGCGGCGGGTTCGGCTTCTTCTCGGGAGCACCCATCGATGCTGCTGCGGCAATCTCGAGATCGATCTGTCTCCAAACCAAACGACCGACCGGCCAAGATCGCGACTAGTAGCAGTTAACCAAAAGCTGGGGTTTGTTTCTACCTTGGCCGGGTTCTTAGATTTCAGGACACAATCTTGTCGTTAATTATCCCTTATGCTCTTTTTTTTTGAGCAACTTTTTTTTTTGAGCAACACTTGTTTATCCCTTATGCTCTTTGTtgagaagaggaagaagactcctttctctttcttctttcttGCTACTAGTAAATTCGTAATATTTAGGCAATATATTAATTGTACGTGGGTATTAGATATGTTATTGTATTAATCATGTGATTAGTGCAATATTTGGTATGATATTAATTGCACGTTAAATACGGTTAACGCTCGCCATTggagcagtctaggtcgttgaaTTGACTTAGTTCGATGGCCGAGATCAGTTGGATCTGGCTCTTTGGTTCTTTTTATTTTAAAATATTGGTGTAGATATAGATAAACAAGGCTAAGCCTGCGGACATTAGCCACGGTTAGTCATAGACTGTGCAcgtctttttttcttttctttttttagaAGAAAAAGCGCACGCCTTTTTTTATGAGAAGATGCATGTCGATTTTTTATACATACTAAACATTTTTAGATACATGATTACTCTTTTTTAATGTGTTTCTGAATACATGTAATTTTATTTATCAAATACATGTTGACCATTTTTTAAGTGAtatattttttttaaattacaTGAACTTTTGTACATTgtataaacattttttaaatgtcaTGGCATATTTTTGGAACACGTGGATAGTTTTTTAAACTGTCACATACATTTTTATTAATTATGCAAACATATTGTTTACATTGTATAACATATTTATACACTTTATAACATTTAAAAGTATCACATACATATTTTAAACATATAAACATTTTTAGTGTCATATATATTGATTTGTATATTATGAACATTTTAAAATGACGGTAACACATTTTTTATACTCCGttaacattttttttcaaatttgcgATGAACATTTTTACATAAATTAAGTTTCTGGAACATATCCATTTAAAATATGAAAAAGATATGAACAAATTATTTTTGAGACACAAATAACGAACAAATGAAAAGCAGGAATGGAAAACGAACGAGGGAATTTACTTGGGCCGACCCAATAGTAGTGACATGAGGGCGCCCTTGATGGGATACCATATCTCGCTGTGGGCGATATCTAAGCGCTCCCCAGCGAAAGGCCCCGACCTGAGGAGGGCAAAGACCACATGTCAGTTGTCAGGCGTTTGTGACGCTGCCGACCTCTTCCCCCTCCACCCGCCGCGAGCAACGGTACACCTATAGGTTGGCTATGTTTACGAAGGAGAACCACTTGGCAAATTTTGATTGAAAATAGGGAGGAGGAAGGGTGCCACCCTAGTGAAATTCAGGGAGGGAGAGAGAATTTTTAGGAATGTTTTTTTACCACATAGATACACAAGCGCTCATACATAAACATATATACACATCCTTATGAAAGCGCGCACACCatatccctatgagcacctttgAGAGACCGAGTCGACACATTATCTTGATATTGACAAAGCCGCCGCAGTCGCCTTCGTAGTCAACGGGAGCATATCCTCCCACCAAACGCACATCATGGGAAGGTCTGGAATAAATCAAGAAAAATACAAGCAACAATATTAATGAACAATGAACTTTAGTGAGCTAAGGATAGTACTGTCGTCCTAACCATCCAACCCCAACCATAGGTTTGTTCGCAATTGAGGAATGTTACCAATTTCGTAGCGGTTTCGTAGGTGTAGCTAGCCGTGTAGGAAGTAGGATTATGGACCCTCTGCTCTGGCAACACGAGGGGGTGACCTGGTTCTTCCTTTATGCTTTAGTAATTTATAGAGGACAAAGTCATATCCGTATGTTCGAACCAATGGAGAACCAGGTTACCCCCTCATGTATTCGAAAGAGCTTTCCGacaatataatttttgtgacatATAATTTGCATTtcgttagttaaatttatagttCAAACTTTAGCCCAAAATAAAAGGGGCCTAATAAATCCGGACGCAGCGAGACTTTCTTTTTAATCGTCTCTCAACTCCTAATGGAACTGCTTCGCACTTACCTAATTAGCCAAAAGCTTCCTGTCGGAAAGCCAACGTGTTTGGTTTGGCTGGATATTCTCAGTGGAAATCCATCAGTATATATAAGTAACCTAAAGAGTATAGAGTAGAATGTTGTAAATCTCCACACTTGTATTGACTGCAATAGTTTCATGCGCCTAATTAAGTCTATCCCGAAGACAGGGGAGATATAATCAAATACATAAATATATATTAATGCAAAGATATGATTTCATGGTTGATCTAAACGAAACATTACTGTAAGAGATGAGATCGCTGCATGCGTTGTTCACAACACAAGGACTGACAGGTGGACACAAACGGACACAGGGTTGTCTGTGTGATGAACACACAGACAGACACAGGCGGGAATTTGTGTCGCTGCCACAGCATAACGACATTTTATTTCATTTTCAACAGAAACAAACAACACACATGCAGAAAGAACAACACCCGAGGAAGATAAACACACACTGACACACACGTAGAGAACCACTTATTACAAGGAAGGTACACACTCTCTCAAGAAAATTAAGGGAAGCTCGGTAAACACACATTCGCCTGCCGTGCAGTAGTCGTAGGACAGGACAGCAGACCCAAACATGCAGAAAGACGGACACACCATGCGTCCATGATAATCAAGCGCGATGGAAGAAGGGCTAGCTTCTTGGTTACCTTCCTCTATTGGTGCTTCTTCACAACAATGAGCTCGAACGCCTTGAACACACCAGCAATGCTACCTATCGCAGCAAAAAACGTCGCGATCTTGGTAAAGTATAGGTAAAAGAACCTGTGCACCGCGATCCAAAGCCAATTGCCGAGCTTGTACTCCTCAATGCTTTCCAGGATACTCACATAGCGTTCGCCCGAGGGCAGGTGCTTGCCAAGGCTGGTGAACAAGTCGAGCGTCTCCCGGTCGGTGAGTTCTCCTTGTACGAGATGCATAGCTCGCAGCTGGTGCACGTCGTCCTCCCGGTGCATGAGCATGGCGAGGATACCGACGTAGGAGCAAACCACAGTATTGTTGTCCACAAAAGATATGCCTGTGCATACCTCCAAAGCCGCCATGTTGACGAGGCAAGTGACGGATACATTGCCCAGTAACATCGGTGGCAGGACGAGCTTGCGGCCGGGCAAGAGGCTTCTCTTGTTGATGCGCATGTCCGCGAACATGTTTCCGTCGCTCACCTTGAGCTTGATGCCGATTTCTTCGAGCCCGATGGCGTTAAAAGATACAGAGATCTGGTTTGGAGTATTGACGAGCATGTCCACTTGCCGTGTCATGTCTCCTTTCATGTGGAACCGGAGGAGAGCAAGGAGATGACCCGGCCTGTAGTCACCGAGCTCAAAGCCTTGTTCCACCCCGAGACCCCTGCGAGCATGGAAAACACTTGCCAACCGAACAATGAATCTTGTCACGGGCACGTGGCCCGTAAGATTGATGAGACTGCTGAGCACAAGCCAGGGGAGCTGGTTCTCTAGTAGCATGATGTCATTATTGATGACAGAGCGCTTGGAGTAGAAGAGGTGTGCCAGCGACGGTGGCCCTGTGTTAAGCATACGCACTCTAATATACTGCAGCAGGAAGCAAGCATCGTGGAAAAGCATATCTGCAAATTCAACGTCTCCCATTGGCGGTGGCGGATTATTGCCATGTTGGGCTGCGGCAGGCGGtgcctgctgctgctgctcctgcGCCGGCGCCTGCTGGTGCGCGTCTCCTGCAGGCGCCGGGGGCGGCGCGGCACCTGCGGCTGCGGCTGGTGCCGGCGGGATGATGCCGTAGCCGTACAGGAGGCGGGCGGTGCCCGCCACGTGGAGGACTGCTGCGTATAGCTCTTCTCGCGTGGGCTCCACTTGGTTGACGAAGTGGTCGGTAGCCAGGCGCTTCACCTGCTCCATCCCCTGGAGGTGGGGTAAGTGGCGGTGGTAAGGACCGATGGCTACCAACATCGGTTCGATGTACCGGGTGCCCAGAGCCCTTAGCCCTGCCGGGAACTTGTAGATCCTCGATATCCTCAGGTTGTAGTCACCCTCAAAACCAAAAGCCGGTGCTGCTTGGTCTTGATTCATGGCCACTGCAGTTGAACCAGCTGCAATTTAGTTTAGCTAGTGGTTTGGTGTTGCCATCCAAGTCGACTGTGCACCCTTTTATACTAGCTAGCACTAGCAGTAGCGGCCTGGGCGCATGTGGGTGGGCAACTAGCCAACTATACTCAATCAATAATTTGTGTGTAAGTTCATTCACAAGTTAATTAAAATTTGCGTACGCGCTGGCAACGACTTGCTATATCTACTGTTCCTCCTATAATTCCAACCGGAAAATCTTATAGTAGTACTACTAAAAGATAATTACCCACATATATTTAATTACACtcagatctctctctctctctctctctctctctctctccctgaaTTTAACATCCAACCAATCCCAAAAATCCAATATACTAGTAGAaatttttacagaagcaaaaTATGCATGTGACAACAGATTACGTGAGTGAAGATAATTACAGAAGCAAAATCACGGCTTTTACTGCCCAACATGGCGCGCTAGTTAGGAAGTCGACGATCGATGATGAGAAAAGCTTCATGACCCGGTATATATTCTAGTGTGTTCTCATGGCTGGCCGGCACACTACAAGGGGGCGGACCGGAGGTGGCGCCGATGGGAGTTAGGGTACACTAATCGCCTTGTCTCCTGCCCGCGGAGGTTCAGTTTCATGACTGGGTATTCTAGTCAATTTACTTTCCCTGTCCTTCCTTTCACCGGTGAGTTTTCCCTGTAAACCTTACCATATTTCCTCCTCGATCTCGCCATCAGTAACGCACAGAGTCGACAAACAAACATCCCGGCCGGGCCGGGCGGTTGCCATCTACATGATGCGCGGCCCTGCAAGCATCTTCGTCCGGAAAATAATTCTGTGAGACCAGGTCTCACACGAGAcccatcctgatggatgacacatgacattcacaaatcacaaaaataataaattagtcccaaaaataatataaaagtggataataaagcctaaataatgtccaaaacaatagataatatagcatggagcaatcaaaaattatagatacgttggagacgtatcaagcatcctcaagcttaattcatgctcgtcctcgagtaggtaaatgataaaaaaataatttttgatgcggaatgctacttggcataattccaatgtaatttttcttaattgtggtatgaatattcagattcaaaagattcaagataaaagttcatattgacataaaaataataatacttcaagcata
Coding sequences within it:
- the LOC125533158 gene encoding uncharacterized protein LOC125533158; translated protein: MGAPEKKPNPPPAILVPRVFDFPPAAARTKMSVPAYDLMFGKLSLRALFHDYFHQPGKGVVDAGLLFRAPLDDTRVDLAATMSKNGGEALMRWQRDVDDPHNFVDILASTSKRMLRLRSAAYYPSIGIGAFGTFPLLMENRASSEDYGVMGLRYVSRNLSIGASFLPFPFPGEVPYGAWLVGRKGNFSAGLQYKPLSGSNHAMPFTDLKNWNCAISYGMRSTSPLDPSLLFALELVRNTQLVASVYQHHILLKQENERRGNDHITGRLSYLDFGLELATRVNEDKPVDNADKSMFQIAGSWQLNENLLVKAKAGPSKSSAALALKFKPFFTASVTVENDHLKGTRSYGFGIHARDDETAESGYQSVYQTVDPDTSILTQTKVNFNGESKKRKFQFDSPPGNFENLPTELKPVDGVL
- the LOC125533159 gene encoding uncharacterized protein LOC125533159, translating into MNQDQAAPAFGFEGDYNLRISRIYKFPAGLRALGTRYIEPMLVAIGPYHRHLPHLQGMEQVKRLATDHFVNQVEPTREELYAAVLHVAGTARLLYGYGIIPPAPAAAAGAAPPPAPAGDAHQQAPAQEQQQQAPPAAAQHGNNPPPPMGDVEFADMLFHDACFLLQYIRVRMLNTGPPSLAHLFYSKRSVINNDIMLLENQLPWLVLSSLINLTGHVPVTRFIVRLASVFHARRGLGVEQGFELGDYRPGHLLALLRFHMKGDMTRQVDMLVNTPNQISVSFNAIGLEEIGIKLKVSDGNMFADMRINKRSLLPGRKLVLPPMLLGNVSVTCLVNMAALEVCTGISFVDNNTVVCSYVGILAMLMHREDDVHQLRAMHLVQGELTDRETLDLFTSLGKHLPSGERYVSILESIEEYKLGNWLWIAVHRFFYLYFTKIATFFAAIGSIAGVFKAFELIVVKKHQ